One region of Syntrophobacter fumaroxidans MPOB genomic DNA includes:
- a CDS encoding DUF4401 domain-containing protein: protein MNGAERQELWERLEAAALVHGELPPAVASPTPWFVRVMLGIAGWIGALFLLAFIGIGFHSLIENWPGAIITGTLLCAGAAMLFRSGLRADFASQFALALSFAGQALICFGISELLRWDFFAVCLAMTAVETFLFFAAPNFLHRVWSAWAGSFALALAFWDLKLSTFAPGIVTAAFAFLWFSEFRHPRRGALLRAGGYGLAASIIATVIMLSGRSEGVLWWSRAVPAPGNDLLVWLGLGLSGTVLIGVSIRLLYWENVPLGSRPGKAVLAGAGILAAASLKAPGLGPCVAILVVGHAAGNRRLAGLGVLALLGYLAHYYYVLDATLLQKSEVLAGVGLSLLIARLVLLKCLPAPESAEEASHA, encoded by the coding sequence ATGAACGGCGCCGAGCGGCAGGAGCTTTGGGAGCGCCTCGAGGCGGCGGCCCTGGTGCATGGGGAACTGCCTCCGGCCGTGGCGTCGCCCACTCCGTGGTTCGTTCGCGTCATGCTCGGCATCGCGGGATGGATCGGAGCGCTTTTCCTGCTGGCTTTCATCGGCATAGGCTTTCACTCCCTGATCGAGAACTGGCCGGGCGCAATCATCACCGGCACGCTGCTGTGCGCCGGGGCCGCAATGCTTTTCCGGTCGGGGCTGCGAGCCGATTTTGCGAGCCAGTTTGCCCTGGCCCTGAGTTTTGCGGGTCAGGCGTTGATCTGTTTCGGGATCAGTGAATTGCTCCGTTGGGATTTCTTCGCCGTATGCCTGGCAATGACTGCCGTGGAGACATTCCTGTTCTTCGCGGCACCGAACTTCCTTCACAGGGTCTGGAGCGCCTGGGCGGGCTCCTTCGCGCTGGCCCTGGCGTTTTGGGACTTGAAGCTCAGCACCTTTGCGCCGGGGATTGTGACGGCCGCTTTCGCGTTCTTATGGTTCAGCGAATTCAGGCACCCGCGTCGAGGCGCCCTGCTGCGGGCCGGAGGCTACGGACTGGCCGCATCCATTATCGCGACGGTGATCATGCTGAGCGGGAGGAGCGAGGGCGTTCTATGGTGGTCGCGTGCCGTGCCGGCCCCCGGGAACGATCTCCTTGTCTGGCTTGGCCTGGGGCTCTCGGGAACCGTGCTGATCGGCGTGTCGATCCGCCTGCTCTATTGGGAGAATGTCCCCCTTGGATCGAGACCGGGGAAAGCGGTACTCGCGGGAGCAGGAATCCTTGCGGCGGCGTCGCTGAAAGCCCCGGGACTGGGGCCTTGCGTTGCGATTCTCGTCGTGGGCCATGCGGCGGGCAACCGCCGCCTTGCCGGGCTGGGCGTTCTGGCGCTGCTCGGATACCTCGCCCATTACTACTACGTTTTGGACGCCACTCTGCTGCAAAAGTCCGAGGTGCTGGCAGG